In a genomic window of Streptomyces koelreuteriae:
- the uvrA gene encoding excinuclease ABC subunit UvrA — MDSFIRVTGARLHNLRNVSLSLPKNKLVVLTGLSGSGKSTLAFDTLHREGQRQYLESLGMVTGLVSKPAVDSITGLSPSISVDQHHTNRSPRSTVGTVTEVFTYLRLLWSRIGVRPCPGCGKDIPPSYAEGAEGDVDADDAEAELRPCPHCGMRVPELVMGSFSFNKPAGACPSCTGLGEVIRPDVRRLVDGGKSVAQGAVKGWNTKYTDWSLPVLRAAAAHYGFTFDADAPVDELGDIPRDLLLHGVESPEFRRHFPDTDPPATVSKGRFEGVATALLRRYNDRADDPEYRERAEQQGLLKQPCGECGGTRLRPESRAVTVHGHTIVEAARLPLTDLDTWLAGLRERSDGDEWLLVEPVVADLEERVRRLVDVGVGYLTLGQATPSLSAGETQRLRLAALLGSGLTGVLYVLDEPTIGLHPSDTERLVRVLRRLRDLGNTVLVIEHDLDVLRAADWVVDVGPGAGRDGGRIVAEGTPEEVAGVEGSPTGAYLSGRVASPVSRERGGGVGEAALVIRGARAHNLKDLTVRIPLGRLVTVTGPSGSGKSTLLLDILDRAARRRFNGAGEQPGEHDGIDGWEHLGKIVTVDQEPVSRLPRSNAATYSEVFTPIREVFAARSKGALTPGHFSFNTAGGRCERCEGAGVLSVHMHFLPAVEVRCPACRGRRFRPEVLGVRYEGHDIAEVLEATVDEALGVFRDVPAVAGRLRRMADVGLGYLPLGQPAPTLSGGEAQRLKLAKELGRRSAGRTLYVLDEPTTGLHAADTARLLGVLQRLVDAGHSVITIEHNVDVMRASDWLIDLGPEGGAGGGRVVAEGTPREVSVAGASRTGGFLPG; from the coding sequence ATGGACTCCTTCATTCGCGTGACCGGCGCCCGACTCCACAACCTCAGGAACGTCTCCCTCTCCCTCCCGAAGAACAAGCTGGTCGTCCTGACCGGCCTGTCCGGTTCCGGCAAGTCCACCCTCGCCTTCGACACCCTCCACCGCGAGGGCCAGCGCCAGTACCTGGAGTCGCTGGGCATGGTCACCGGCCTCGTCAGCAAGCCCGCCGTCGACTCGATCACCGGCCTGTCCCCGTCCATCAGCGTCGACCAGCACCACACCAACCGCAGCCCCCGCTCCACGGTCGGCACGGTCACCGAGGTGTTCACGTATCTGCGGCTGCTGTGGTCGCGCATCGGAGTACGGCCGTGCCCCGGCTGCGGGAAGGACATCCCGCCGTCGTACGCCGAGGGCGCCGAGGGCGACGTGGACGCCGATGACGCCGAGGCGGAGCTGCGGCCCTGCCCGCACTGCGGCATGCGCGTGCCCGAGCTGGTGATGGGCTCCTTCTCCTTCAACAAGCCTGCGGGCGCGTGCCCGTCGTGCACCGGCCTCGGCGAGGTGATCCGGCCCGACGTACGGCGCCTGGTCGACGGCGGGAAGTCGGTCGCCCAGGGCGCGGTGAAGGGCTGGAACACCAAGTACACCGACTGGAGCCTCCCCGTACTGCGGGCCGCCGCCGCCCACTACGGCTTCACCTTCGACGCGGACGCACCCGTCGACGAACTGGGCGACATTCCGAGGGACCTGCTGCTCCACGGCGTCGAAAGCCCCGAGTTCCGACGGCACTTCCCGGACACCGATCCACCGGCGACCGTGTCGAAAGGCCGCTTCGAAGGGGTCGCCACGGCACTGCTGCGCCGCTACAACGACAGGGCCGACGACCCCGAGTACCGCGAACGCGCCGAACAGCAGGGCCTGCTGAAACAGCCCTGCGGGGAGTGCGGCGGAACCCGGCTGCGACCGGAGAGCCGGGCCGTGACCGTCCATGGACACACCATCGTCGAGGCCGCCCGGCTTCCCCTGACCGACCTCGACACCTGGCTGGCCGGTCTGCGGGAGCGGTCGGACGGGGACGAGTGGCTCCTCGTCGAACCGGTCGTCGCCGACCTGGAGGAGCGAGTGCGCCGCCTGGTCGACGTCGGCGTCGGCTACCTCACCCTCGGCCAGGCCACACCCAGCCTCTCCGCAGGCGAGACCCAGCGGCTACGACTGGCCGCCCTGCTCGGCTCCGGCCTGACCGGCGTCCTCTACGTCCTCGACGAGCCGACGATCGGACTGCATCCGTCCGACACCGAGCGACTGGTCCGCGTCCTGCGCAGGCTGCGCGACCTGGGCAACACGGTGCTCGTCATCGAACACGACCTGGACGTGCTGCGGGCGGCGGACTGGGTCGTGGACGTCGGCCCGGGGGCGGGACGCGACGGAGGGCGGATCGTGGCCGAGGGCACGCCGGAGGAGGTCGCGGGGGTGGAGGGCTCACCGACCGGGGCGTATCTGTCGGGCCGGGTGGCGTCGCCGGTGTCGCGCGAGCGGGGTGGCGGCGTTGGTGAGGCGGCCTTGGTCATCCGGGGCGCCCGGGCTCACAACCTCAAGGACCTGACCGTACGGATCCCCCTGGGCCGGCTGGTCACGGTCACCGGCCCGTCCGGGTCGGGCAAGTCCACGCTGCTGCTCGACATCCTGGACCGGGCCGCCCGCCGCCGCTTCAACGGGGCGGGGGAGCAGCCGGGTGAGCACGACGGCATCGACGGCTGGGAGCACCTGGGCAAGATCGTCACGGTCGACCAGGAGCCGGTCAGCCGCCTGCCGAGGTCCAACGCGGCGACGTACTCCGAGGTCTTCACCCCCATACGTGAGGTGTTCGCGGCCCGCTCGAAGGGGGCGCTCACACCAGGACACTTCTCCTTCAACACCGCCGGTGGCCGCTGCGAGCGCTGTGAGGGCGCCGGGGTGCTGTCGGTCCACATGCACTTCCTGCCCGCCGTGGAGGTACGGTGCCCCGCCTGCCGGGGACGGCGTTTCCGGCCCGAGGTGCTCGGGGTCCGGTACGAGGGGCACGACATCGCCGAGGTACTGGAGGCGACGGTGGACGAGGCGCTCGGCGTTTTCCGGGACGTGCCCGCCGTGGCCGGCCGGTTGCGCCGCATGGCGGATGTCGGCCTGGGCTACCTCCCGTTGGGCCAGCCCGCGCCCACCCTGTCCGGCGGCGAGGCCCAACGCCTGAAGCTGGCGAAGGAGTTGGGGCGCAGGTCGGCCGGCCGTACGCTCTACGTCCTCGACGAGCCGACAACGGGTTTGCACGCGGCGGACACGGCTCGTCTCCTCGGTGTGCTGCAGCGACTGGTGGACGCGGGCCACTCCGTCATCACCATCGAGCACAACGTGGATGTCATGCGGGCGTCCGACTGGCTGATCGACCTTGGTCCGGAGGGCGGGGCCGGAGGAGGCCGGGTCGTGGCGGAGGGGACTCCCCGGGAGGTGTCGGTGGCAGGGGCGTCGAGGACGGGTGGGTTCCTCCCCGGGTGA
- a CDS encoding MerR family transcriptional regulator encodes MTNQRRLRPVDLARSAGVSTQQIRNYEDAGVLPPAARTASGYRAFTEVHRAALLAYRTLMRGYGPVAATRIMRTLHEGDAAGALALVDAAHAALHEERVSLRAASEALELLAAEPPAPLPRSGGLRIGEVAALLGVRTSALRVWEGAGLLMPRRERATGYRLYEPADVRDARLVHTLRRSHYLFDQIRPVLEGLRREGSSDALRAAVAARGEALTARTRVMIEGSGALHGYLASTERTAKGS; translated from the coding sequence ATGACGAACCAACGCCGTCTCCGTCCCGTCGACCTCGCCCGGTCGGCCGGTGTCTCGACGCAGCAGATCCGCAACTACGAGGACGCCGGTGTGCTCCCGCCGGCCGCCCGGACCGCGTCCGGCTACCGCGCCTTCACCGAGGTGCACCGCGCCGCGCTGCTGGCGTACCGGACGCTGATGCGCGGGTACGGGCCGGTCGCGGCGACGCGGATCATGCGGACCCTGCACGAGGGGGACGCCGCGGGCGCGCTCGCGCTGGTCGACGCCGCGCACGCCGCCCTGCACGAGGAGCGTGTCTCGCTGAGGGCCGCGAGTGAGGCGCTGGAGTTGCTGGCCGCGGAGCCGCCCGCCCCGCTCCCCCGGTCCGGCGGGCTGCGGATCGGGGAGGTGGCCGCGCTGTTGGGCGTACGGACGTCGGCGCTGCGGGTGTGGGAGGGGGCCGGGCTGCTCATGCCCCGGCGGGAGCGCGCCACGGGATACCGGCTGTACGAACCGGCGGATGTGCGCGACGCCCGGCTCGTGCACACCCTGCGCCGCAGTCACTATCTGTTCGATCAGATCCGGCCGGTGCTGGAGGGGTTGCGGAGAGAGGGCAGCAGCGATGCCCTGCGGGCGGCCGTCGCGGCGCGCGGGGAGGCTCTGACGGCTCGGACCAGGGTGATGATCGAGGGTTCGGGGGCGCTCCACGGCTACCTCGCGTCAACCGAGCGCACCGCCAAGGGCTCGTAA
- a CDS encoding condensation domain-containing protein has product MRMTDIQRCEVRPGRLVEWTLSPATVATAKALPEDSRPPAYIQESHLRTARSVREDGLFVPTWLGAAFDIPGRADLDALGEALRGWTLRHETLRSGFRWAGGPGDSIRRFTLDASSVSLHREEAGDFTDPAALAQHLQDRFDTTADALRWPNLIYTAVVRDDSTSVYMAFDHSNVDAYSIHRIPAEIHELYEAARGGGEVAAAPEPEPVGSYVDFCEAERADADRIDADHDIVARWREFIHRCEGRLPSFPMDLGLDPEGGLPTQKFMREPLVDAEAAAAFEAYCRPYGGSLVGVLAATALIVHEIGGEPVYRTVVPFHTRVKSQWSQSVGWYVGGAPIEIPMSEAPDFPSALRTVRAALQANRRLARIPLARVLHLLGADFRPTSPDLYSIVSFVDTRAIPGSDRWTDQNAYGLLRVSYGDQVCAWITRLHEGLWFASRYPDTDIAHKNLRLYAERLRDVITSTADRP; this is encoded by the coding sequence GTGCGAATGACTGACATCCAGCGTTGCGAGGTGCGACCTGGGCGACTCGTCGAATGGACACTCAGTCCGGCGACCGTCGCGACGGCGAAGGCGCTGCCGGAGGACTCCAGGCCGCCGGCGTACATCCAGGAGTCGCACCTCCGGACGGCGCGGTCCGTGCGCGAGGACGGGCTGTTCGTGCCGACCTGGCTGGGCGCGGCGTTCGACATCCCGGGGCGGGCCGATCTGGACGCGCTGGGCGAGGCGCTGCGCGGCTGGACGCTGCGGCACGAGACCCTGCGCAGCGGCTTCCGCTGGGCGGGCGGTCCCGGTGACTCGATCCGCCGCTTCACGCTCGACGCCTCCTCGGTGTCCCTGCACCGCGAGGAGGCCGGCGACTTCACCGACCCGGCGGCCCTGGCCCAGCACCTCCAGGACCGCTTCGACACCACGGCGGACGCCCTGCGCTGGCCCAACCTCATCTACACGGCGGTGGTCCGGGACGACTCCACCAGCGTGTACATGGCGTTCGACCACAGCAATGTCGACGCCTACTCCATCCACCGCATCCCCGCCGAGATCCACGAGTTGTACGAGGCGGCCCGCGGCGGCGGTGAGGTGGCGGCGGCGCCGGAGCCGGAACCGGTGGGCAGCTACGTCGACTTCTGCGAAGCGGAGCGGGCGGACGCCGACCGCATCGACGCGGACCACGACATCGTCGCCCGCTGGCGGGAGTTCATCCACCGCTGCGAGGGCCGGCTGCCGAGCTTCCCCATGGACCTCGGCCTGGATCCCGAGGGCGGGCTGCCCACGCAGAAGTTCATGCGTGAGCCGCTGGTGGACGCGGAGGCCGCCGCCGCGTTCGAGGCGTACTGCCGCCCGTACGGCGGGAGCCTCGTCGGGGTCCTCGCGGCCACGGCCCTGATCGTGCACGAGATCGGCGGCGAGCCCGTCTATCGCACGGTCGTGCCGTTCCACACCCGGGTGAAGTCCCAGTGGTCGCAGTCGGTCGGCTGGTACGTGGGCGGCGCCCCGATCGAGATCCCCATGTCCGAGGCCCCCGACTTCCCGAGCGCCCTGCGCACCGTACGCGCCGCCCTCCAGGCCAACCGACGGCTCGCCCGCATCCCCCTCGCCCGGGTCCTGCACCTCCTCGGCGCCGACTTCCGCCCCACCTCCCCCGACCTCTACTCGATCGTCTCCTTCGTCGACACCCGCGCCATCCCCGGCTCCGACCGCTGGACCGACCAGAACGCGTACGGGCTGCTGCGGGTGTCCTACGGCGACCAGGTCTGCGCCTGGATCACCCGGCTGCACGAGGGCCTGTGGTTCGCCAGCCGCTACCCGGACACGGACATCGCCCACAAGAACCTGCGGCTGTACGCGGAGCGGTTGCGGGACGTCATCACGAGTACCGCCGACCGGCCTTAG
- the ccsB gene encoding c-type cytochrome biogenesis protein CcsB, whose translation MTLAAATDLAAATNENLASISNVLIYSSMAVYTLAFFAYIAEWLFGSRSKVARTAAALTTTADAKKKAPAVTVNQAGGTAVLERPKVTVRAASGQRDVPDGPGAAGGDEQGDLYGRIAISLTVLAFLIEFGGVLTRALSVERAPWGNMYEFNITFSTVAVGVYLALLALKKNVRWLGLFLVTTVLLDLGLAVTVLYTASDQLVPALHSYWLYIHVSTAIFCGAVFYVGAMSTILYLFKDSYENKLQAGGTPGTFATSVLERLPSSASLDKFAYRVNAAVFPLWTFTIIAGAIWAGDAWGRYWGWDPKETWAFITWVAYACYLHARATAGWKGRKAAYLALIAFGCWLFNYYGVNIFVSGKHSYAGV comes from the coding sequence ATGACTCTCGCCGCCGCAACCGATCTGGCCGCCGCCACCAACGAGAACCTCGCGAGCATCAGCAATGTGCTGATCTACTCGTCGATGGCCGTCTACACCCTGGCGTTCTTCGCGTACATCGCCGAATGGCTCTTCGGCAGCCGCAGCAAGGTGGCCCGGACCGCCGCCGCGCTCACCACCACGGCGGACGCGAAGAAGAAGGCGCCGGCCGTCACCGTGAACCAGGCCGGCGGCACCGCCGTCCTGGAGCGGCCGAAGGTCACCGTGCGGGCCGCGTCCGGCCAGCGGGACGTACCGGACGGGCCCGGCGCGGCCGGCGGGGACGAACAGGGCGACCTGTACGGCCGGATCGCGATCTCCCTCACCGTGCTCGCGTTCCTGATCGAGTTCGGCGGTGTCCTCACCCGCGCCCTGTCGGTGGAGCGGGCGCCGTGGGGCAACATGTACGAGTTCAACATCACGTTCTCCACGGTCGCCGTCGGCGTGTACCTCGCGCTGCTGGCCCTGAAGAAGAACGTCCGCTGGCTCGGGCTGTTCCTGGTCACCACGGTCCTGCTCGACCTGGGCCTCGCCGTCACCGTCCTCTACACGGCCAGCGACCAGCTCGTCCCTGCCCTGCACTCGTACTGGCTGTACATCCACGTCTCGACGGCGATCTTCTGCGGCGCGGTCTTCTACGTCGGCGCGATGTCGACGATCCTGTACCTCTTCAAGGACTCCTACGAGAACAAGCTCCAAGCCGGCGGCACGCCCGGCACCTTCGCGACCTCGGTGCTGGAGCGGCTGCCGTCCTCCGCGTCCCTCGACAAGTTCGCCTACCGCGTCAACGCGGCCGTCTTCCCGCTGTGGACGTTCACGATCATCGCGGGCGCCATCTGGGCCGGCGACGCCTGGGGCCGCTACTGGGGCTGGGACCCCAAGGAGACCTGGGCCTTCATCACCTGGGTCGCCTACGCCTGCTACCTGCACGCCCGCGCCACCGCCGGCTGGAAGGGCCGCAAGGCCGCCTACCTGGCCCTCATCGCCTTCGGCTGCTGGCTGTTCAACTACTACGGCGTGAACATCTTCGTCTCCGGCAAGCACTCCTACGCGGGCGTGTAA
- the resB gene encoding cytochrome c biogenesis protein ResB: protein MSKTTAPDPAPPAGEDQDLGAAGSQLSTAPKEDLPNLPALGVIGWVRWFWRQLTSMRVALLLLLLLSLGAIPGSLIPQSGQDETKVADFRRNHETLGEIYDKLGLFHVYGSVWFSAIYILLFISLIGCIVPRTWQFVGQLRGRPPGAPKRLTRLPAHTTWRTTAEPEQVHEAALALLKKRRFRAHLAGDAVAAEKGYTRELGNLVFHIALIVMLVAFAWGQLYKSEGNKLVVEGAGFSNTLTQYDDFKSGNLFSSDDLVPFSFNLKKFTGTYERTGPNKGTPRTYQASLDFSAGPYGKDEKTTVKVNHPLEIGDSKVYLVSHGYAPVITVRDAQGKVVYEDAVPLLPLDANVTSSGVVKVLDGYRNAQGKKEQLGFNAFFVPTYGGHASGTMLSQFPALDSPLLALSAYHGDLGADSGIPQSVYQMDKTNMKEFKDSKGKLFKRLLRPGDSMTLPNGAGSVTFGKTVKEWAGFQVVQEPGGGWALAGAIAAIGGLAASLFIQRRRVWVRAVKGADGVTVVEMAGLGRSESAKVPEELGDLAGILYDQAPGAPDPDDPADTPVPAEGAEK, encoded by the coding sequence ATGAGCAAGACCACCGCCCCCGACCCGGCCCCGCCCGCCGGTGAGGACCAGGACCTGGGCGCCGCCGGCTCCCAGCTCTCCACCGCCCCCAAGGAAGACCTGCCCAACCTGCCCGCCCTCGGCGTCATCGGCTGGGTCCGCTGGTTCTGGCGCCAGCTCACCTCCATGCGGGTCGCGCTGCTGCTGCTCCTGCTGCTCTCCCTCGGCGCGATCCCCGGCTCGCTCATCCCGCAGTCCGGCCAGGACGAGACCAAGGTCGCCGACTTCCGCAGGAACCACGAGACTCTCGGCGAGATCTACGACAAGCTCGGCCTGTTCCACGTCTACGGCTCGGTGTGGTTCTCCGCGATCTACATCCTGCTGTTCATCTCCCTCATCGGCTGCATCGTGCCCCGCACCTGGCAGTTCGTGGGCCAGCTGCGCGGCCGCCCGCCGGGCGCGCCCAAGCGGCTGACCCGGCTGCCCGCCCACACCACCTGGCGCACCACGGCCGAACCCGAGCAGGTCCACGAGGCCGCCCTCGCCCTGCTCAAGAAGCGCCGCTTCCGCGCCCACCTCGCCGGTGACGCCGTCGCCGCCGAGAAGGGCTATACGCGCGAGCTGGGCAACCTCGTCTTCCACATCGCCCTCATCGTGATGCTGGTCGCCTTCGCCTGGGGCCAGCTCTACAAGTCCGAGGGCAACAAGCTCGTCGTCGAGGGCGCCGGCTTCTCCAACACGCTCACCCAGTACGACGACTTCAAGTCCGGCAACCTCTTCTCGTCGGACGACCTGGTGCCGTTCAGCTTCAACCTGAAGAAGTTCACCGGCACCTACGAGCGCACCGGCCCCAACAAGGGCACCCCGCGCACGTACCAGGCCTCCCTCGACTTCAGCGCGGGCCCGTACGGCAAGGACGAGAAGACCACCGTCAAGGTCAACCATCCCCTGGAGATCGGCGACTCCAAGGTCTATCTCGTCAGCCACGGCTACGCCCCCGTCATCACCGTGCGCGACGCCCAGGGCAAGGTCGTCTACGAGGACGCGGTACCGCTGCTGCCGCTGGACGCCAACGTCACCTCCTCCGGAGTCGTCAAGGTCCTCGACGGCTACCGCAACGCCCAGGGCAAGAAGGAACAGCTCGGCTTCAACGCGTTCTTCGTGCCGACCTACGGCGGCCACGCCAGCGGCACGATGCTGTCGCAGTTCCCCGCGCTGGACTCTCCGCTGCTCGCGCTGTCCGCCTACCACGGCGACCTCGGGGCCGACTCGGGCATCCCGCAGAGCGTGTACCAGATGGACAAGACCAACATGAAGGAGTTCAAGGACTCCAAGGGCAAGCTGTTCAAGAGGCTGCTGCGGCCCGGCGACTCCATGACGCTCCCGAACGGCGCCGGTTCGGTCACCTTCGGCAAGACCGTCAAGGAGTGGGCCGGCTTCCAGGTCGTCCAGGAGCCCGGCGGCGGCTGGGCCCTCGCCGGGGCGATCGCCGCGATCGGCGGCCTCGCCGCCTCCCTGTTCATCCAGCGCCGCCGCGTCTGGGTGCGCGCGGTCAAGGGCGCCGACGGCGTCACCGTCGTGGAGATGGCCGGTCTCGGCCGCAGCGAGTCCGCCAAGGTCCCCGAGGAACTGGGCGACCTCGCGGGGATCCTCTACGACCAGGCCCCGGGCGCACCCGACCCCGACGACCCCGCAGACACCCCCGTACCTGCCGAAGGGGCTGAGAAATGA
- a CDS encoding cytochrome c biogenesis CcdA family protein, with translation MTDVNALAAVTDPNGTVLNGALLAALPLALLGGLVSFFSPCVLPLVPGYLSYVTGVSGTDLAEARRGRMVAGASLFVLGFTAVFVSGGAFFGYFGQTLQEERGVLSKVLGVFMILMGIFFMGLMPWLTQREFRFHRKPAAGLVGAPVLGALFGIGWTPCIGPTLAAVQTLALNQGSAGRGALLTVAYCLGLGVPFVLAAVAFRKALGAFGWIKRHYVWVMRVGGTMMIVTGLLLLTGAWDRIVQEMQVWSDGFTVGI, from the coding sequence GTGACGGACGTCAATGCCCTCGCCGCGGTCACGGACCCCAACGGCACGGTGCTCAACGGCGCCCTGCTGGCGGCCCTGCCCCTCGCCCTGCTCGGCGGCCTGGTCTCCTTCTTCTCGCCCTGCGTGCTGCCGCTCGTGCCGGGCTATCTGTCGTACGTCACCGGCGTCAGCGGCACCGACCTGGCCGAGGCCAGGCGAGGCCGGATGGTCGCCGGTGCCTCGCTGTTCGTGCTCGGCTTCACGGCGGTCTTCGTCTCCGGCGGCGCCTTCTTCGGCTACTTCGGCCAGACGCTCCAGGAGGAGCGCGGCGTCCTGTCGAAGGTGCTGGGCGTCTTCATGATCCTCATGGGGATCTTCTTCATGGGGCTGATGCCCTGGCTCACCCAGCGCGAGTTCCGCTTCCACCGCAAGCCGGCGGCCGGCCTGGTCGGCGCTCCCGTGCTGGGGGCGCTGTTCGGGATCGGCTGGACGCCCTGCATCGGACCGACGCTGGCCGCCGTGCAGACACTCGCCCTGAACCAGGGCAGCGCCGGACGCGGCGCCCTCCTCACCGTCGCGTACTGTCTGGGGCTGGGCGTGCCGTTCGTGCTCGCCGCGGTCGCCTTCCGCAAGGCCCTCGGTGCCTTCGGCTGGATCAAGCGCCACTACGTCTGGGTGATGCGGGTCGGCGGCACCATGATGATCGTGACCGGTCTGCTGCTGCTGACCGGCGCGTGGGACCGCATCGTGCAGGAGATGCAGGTCTGGTCCGACGGCTTCACTGTGGGGATCTGA
- a CDS encoding TlpA family protein disulfide reductase, giving the protein MSAASRAPLGSNSSPRTTRNTRSPRVRRRAALTAGAAAAALLVSACGSGGTSGGGGNTNFVTGSDGTSTVAKGERTPAPDLSGKTIAGKTLDVSDFKGKVVVLNVWGSWCNPCRAEAKYFAKVSKAYEDKGVQFVGINTRDTSTGAALAFEKDWDITYPSLYDPTGKLLLRFDKGTLNPQAIPSTLVLDRDGKIAARSLSALSEERLLKMLKPVVAEK; this is encoded by the coding sequence ATGAGTGCCGCCAGCCGCGCCCCCCTGGGCTCGAACAGCTCGCCCCGCACGACCCGGAACACCCGCTCACCCCGGGTCCGTCGCCGCGCCGCCCTGACCGCCGGTGCCGCCGCGGCCGCCCTGCTCGTCTCCGCGTGCGGCTCGGGCGGCACCTCCGGCGGGGGCGGCAACACCAACTTCGTCACCGGCTCCGACGGCACCTCCACGGTCGCCAAGGGCGAGCGCACCCCCGCCCCCGACCTGTCCGGCAAGACCATCGCCGGCAAGACCCTCGACGTCTCCGACTTCAAGGGCAAGGTCGTCGTCCTCAACGTATGGGGCTCCTGGTGCAACCCCTGCCGCGCCGAGGCCAAGTACTTCGCCAAGGTGTCCAAGGCGTACGAGGACAAGGGCGTGCAGTTCGTCGGCATCAACACCCGCGACACCTCCACCGGCGCCGCCCTCGCCTTCGAGAAGGACTGGGACATCACCTACCCCAGCCTCTACGACCCGACCGGCAAGCTGCTGCTGCGCTTCGACAAGGGCACGCTCAACCCGCAGGCGATCCCCTCCACCCTCGTCCTCGACCGGGACGGCAAGATCGCGGCCCGCTCGCTGTCCGCGCTCAGCGAGGAACGGCTGCTGAAGATGCTCAAGCCCGTCGTCGCGGAGAAGTGA
- a CDS encoding polysaccharide deacetylase family protein — MRALTRRGMLGIGAGAAAASLAGCGGLTGSEGSSHAGGSPSKGTSSPKPTARPIGDGSTAYTGKQPHQPGKPEPLEPGQTPPQFVVFSWDGAGEVGNGLFPRFLDLTKEHGASMTFFLSGLYLLPESKKRLYDPPNNPRGASDIGYLTDAHVKDTLKYVRRAWLEGHEIGTHFNGHFCGETHGSVKNWTPQQWRSEIDQAKSFVKEWRTNSGWTDLPSLPFDYDKELVGGRTPCLLGQDNLLPTARELGWRYDASSPGGRQVWPVKRQGIWDLPLQQIPFPGRGFEVLSMDYNMLANQSISTTKAPAHNYPGWRKQSTQAYIQGFQRAYESNRAPLFIGNHFEQWNGGIYMDAVEEAFKHIGREKDKGADVRLVSFRQFTDWLDVQKPEVLAGLRTLEVGQQPAGGWKGFVEKAPQGTGTPSQNAA; from the coding sequence ATGCGCGCTCTCACCCGCAGGGGAATGCTCGGAATCGGCGCGGGAGCCGCCGCCGCCTCGCTCGCCGGATGCGGCGGCCTCACCGGGTCAGAGGGATCGAGCCATGCCGGAGGTTCCCCCAGTAAGGGAACCAGCAGTCCGAAGCCCACCGCCCGCCCCATAGGCGACGGCTCCACCGCCTACACCGGCAAGCAGCCCCACCAGCCCGGCAAGCCCGAGCCGCTGGAGCCGGGCCAGACCCCGCCCCAGTTCGTCGTCTTCTCCTGGGACGGCGCCGGCGAGGTCGGCAACGGCCTGTTCCCGCGCTTCCTGGACCTGACCAAGGAGCACGGCGCGAGCATGACCTTCTTCCTGTCCGGGCTGTATCTGCTGCCCGAGTCGAAGAAGCGCCTCTACGACCCGCCGAACAACCCGCGCGGCGCCTCCGACATCGGCTACCTCACCGACGCGCACGTCAAGGACACGCTGAAGTACGTCCGCCGGGCCTGGCTGGAGGGCCACGAGATCGGCACCCACTTCAACGGGCACTTCTGCGGCGAGACCCACGGCTCGGTCAAGAACTGGACGCCCCAGCAGTGGCGCAGCGAGATCGACCAGGCGAAGTCCTTCGTGAAGGAGTGGCGCACCAACAGCGGCTGGACCGACCTGCCGTCCCTGCCGTTCGACTACGACAAGGAACTCGTCGGCGGCCGTACGCCCTGTCTGCTCGGCCAGGACAACCTGCTGCCCACCGCCCGCGAGCTCGGCTGGCGCTACGACGCCTCCTCGCCCGGCGGCCGCCAGGTCTGGCCCGTGAAGCGGCAGGGGATCTGGGACCTGCCCCTACAGCAGATACCTTTCCCCGGCCGGGGCTTCGAGGTCCTCTCCATGGACTACAACATGCTGGCAAATCAGTCCATAAGCACCACAAAGGCACCCGCGCACAACTACCCGGGCTGGAGGAAGCAGTCGACCCAGGCGTACATCCAGGGCTTCCAGCGGGCCTACGAGTCCAATCGCGCGCCCCTCTTCATCGGCAACCACTTCGAGCAGTGGAACGGCGGCATCTACATGGACGCCGTGGAGGAGGCCTTCAAGCACATCGGGCGCGAGAAGGACAAGGGCGCCGATGTGCGCCTCGTCTCCTTCCGCCAGTTCACGGACTGGCTGGACGTCCAGAAGCCCGAGGTGCTGGCGGGGCTCCGTACCCTCGAGGTCGGGCAGCAACCGGCCGGTGGCTGGAAGGGGTTCGTCGAGAAGGCCCCGCAGGGGACCGGGACACCCTCGCAAAACGCTGCCTGA